A single genomic interval of Shewanella psychropiezotolerans harbors:
- the yihI gene encoding Der GTPase-activating protein YihI: MSHSKKSRKANENAPKLAPRTKKSDRGLEGKKKKSGNKAGSRHNSNIVGGKEGSAATKKDPRHGSKKTIKLDLPSQVKVIAPKKEQGPKLTDEQKLFKLEEDPRLNQLLDMLEEGKDLSQDDQKWLNKTLNQIEALMERLGITEEDDLGQVIESAAAVSDDDLLDKFESGADLLKDYQNKD; the protein is encoded by the coding sequence ATGTCACACTCTAAGAAATCCCGTAAAGCCAATGAAAATGCGCCTAAGTTAGCTCCAAGAACCAAGAAGAGTGATCGTGGTCTTGAAGGCAAGAAGAAAAAATCAGGAAACAAGGCAGGAAGCCGTCACAATTCAAATATTGTCGGTGGAAAAGAGGGTTCGGCTGCCACTAAGAAAGATCCACGACATGGTAGCAAGAAGACAATAAAACTTGATCTTCCAAGCCAAGTCAAAGTGATCGCCCCGAAAAAAGAGCAAGGTCCAAAACTGACCGATGAGCAGAAGCTATTCAAACTCGAAGAAGATCCAAGACTAAACCAGCTACTCGATATGCTCGAAGAGGGTAAAGATCTAAGCCAAGACGATCAGAAGTGGCTCAACAAGACGCTTAATCAGATAGAAGCATTGATGGAGCGTTTAGGGATCACCGAGGAAGATGATCTTGGTCAGGTTATTGAGTCAGCAGCTGCAGTGAGCGATGACGACCTGTTGGACAAGTTTGAATCCGGTGCAGATCTGCTAAAAGACTATCAGAATAAAGATTAA
- a CDS encoding DUF2489 domain-containing protein has protein sequence MTTALIVIGFIIITTLAGYATALLLKLRKQSIQKKKHQQELKAINQARLDEHLNSIRYIATAMLEDRCELSEGVMRIAKLFSLLSMSEQVEAQYPAIFKHFAVIQDHPIMAQRKKLEKQQRMKLDFARMRSEAELETDILEEAKQLTSFTPSPLH, from the coding sequence ATGACAACAGCGCTTATAGTCATAGGTTTTATCATCATTACCACCCTTGCTGGCTACGCCACAGCCTTGTTGCTTAAGCTGCGTAAACAAAGCATCCAAAAGAAGAAGCATCAACAAGAATTAAAAGCCATAAACCAGGCACGCCTAGACGAGCATTTGAACAGCATCCGCTACATTGCCACCGCTATGTTAGAAGATCGCTGCGAACTTTCAGAAGGCGTAATGAGAATAGCCAAACTGTTCAGTCTTTTATCTATGTCGGAACAGGTAGAAGCTCAATATCCGGCTATTTTCAAACATTTTGCGGTGATCCAAGATCATCCCATCATGGCTCAACGAAAAAAACTGGAGAAGCAACAACGCATGAAGCTGGATTTTGCCCGCATGCGCTCTGAAGCTGAACTCGAAACCGATATTCTTGAAGAAGCGAAACAACTAACCAGTTTTACACCAAGTCCACTGCATTAA
- a CDS encoding class I SAM-dependent methyltransferase, which yields MLRCPLCHNEHTSLFYQDRKRSIYTCHHCQLVFSDATSHLPPQIEKKRYQLSANKYQKPLRQFLLSLIQQIAQETNQALIGLNFGRLTDTHTLETIKAQGHDLRQYDPYFAPDHNLLQQEYDFICCYRVFEHFRSPFKEWSLLCKLLKPGGWLAINTKLLTEAHAFDRWHHKNNLTHVSFYQADTFEFLAEQAGFRLLFAANDLILVQKPSGSDIKRGQSSLIDL from the coding sequence ATGCTTAGATGCCCTCTTTGTCACAATGAACATACCTCACTATTTTATCAAGACAGAAAACGCAGTATCTACACTTGTCACCACTGTCAGCTGGTATTCTCCGACGCTACCTCTCATCTCCCGCCCCAGATAGAGAAAAAGCGATACCAACTGAGTGCCAACAAATACCAAAAGCCCCTTAGACAGTTCTTGCTCAGCCTGATACAGCAGATCGCACAAGAAACCAATCAAGCATTAATTGGACTTAACTTTGGCCGCTTAACCGACACTCACACACTCGAGACAATCAAAGCCCAGGGACATGATTTACGGCAATATGATCCTTACTTTGCCCCCGACCATAACCTCCTGCAGCAAGAGTATGACTTTATCTGCTGTTATCGGGTATTCGAACATTTCCGCTCCCCATTCAAGGAGTGGTCACTGCTGTGTAAGCTCTTGAAACCCGGAGGATGGCTAGCAATAAACACTAAATTACTCACCGAAGCCCACGCTTTCGATAGGTGGCATCACAAGAACAACCTGACTCATGTCAGCTTTTATCAGGCAGACACCTTCGAGTTTCTAGCCGAGCAGGCAGGTTTTAGGCTATTATTCGCAGCAAATGATCTCATCTTGGTGCAAAAACCATCAGGATCTGATATAAAACGCGGCCAAAGTTCGCTTATTGATCTGTAA
- the hemN gene encoding oxygen-independent coproporphyrinogen III oxidase: MKQPTQISWDQSMIEKYNYSGPRYTSYPTALEFDDSFTEEKLLTSIKNSKSDKLSLYIHIPYCAKLCYYCGCNKVITRHQHKADQYLEYLAAEIVKRAPLFKDYLVTQIHWGGGTPTFLRPDQILDLSELIKANFNVADVGEYSIEVDPREIELTMLDTLKEAGFNRISIGVQDFNKKVQIAVNREQDEQFIFDLMAKAKELGFVSTNIDLIYGLPHQTPETFAETMQRVLDLDPDRLSVFNYAHLPSRFAAQRKIKDEDLASPQQKLEMLHQTIETLTGAGYQYIGMDHFAKPDDELSILQNEGRLHRNFQGYTTQEECDLLGLGVSSISQIGDCYAQNQKDIRPYFESIDANGHALWKGCGLNRDDEIRRVVIKQLICHFELDMAQIDEKLGIKFEDYFTEDLKLLQTFIDDKLVDITDRKITISPTGRLLIRNICICFDVYYREKARQQQFSRVI, encoded by the coding sequence TTGAAGCAGCCCACCCAAATTAGTTGGGATCAGTCAATGATCGAGAAATACAATTACAGCGGTCCCCGTTATACCTCTTACCCGACGGCGCTTGAGTTCGATGACTCATTCACCGAAGAAAAGCTGCTGACTTCGATTAAGAACAGCAAGAGTGATAAGCTTTCTCTCTATATCCATATTCCATACTGCGCCAAGCTTTGTTACTACTGTGGTTGTAACAAGGTCATCACTCGTCACCAGCATAAAGCCGACCAATATCTTGAGTATCTGGCAGCTGAAATTGTCAAACGCGCACCTCTGTTTAAGGACTATCTCGTCACCCAGATCCATTGGGGCGGCGGAACACCGACCTTTCTACGTCCAGATCAGATCCTCGATCTATCAGAGCTAATCAAGGCCAACTTCAACGTAGCCGACGTCGGCGAATATTCGATTGAAGTCGATCCCCGTGAAATCGAACTCACCATGTTAGATACGCTTAAAGAGGCGGGATTTAATCGCATCTCAATCGGCGTTCAGGACTTCAATAAGAAAGTACAGATTGCCGTCAACCGTGAGCAAGACGAGCAGTTCATCTTCGATCTTATGGCTAAGGCCAAAGAGTTGGGCTTCGTCTCTACCAACATAGATCTCATCTATGGTCTGCCTCACCAGACACCGGAAACCTTCGCTGAAACCATGCAGCGAGTCTTAGATCTGGATCCGGATCGTCTTTCTGTATTTAACTATGCGCACCTGCCTTCTCGTTTCGCGGCTCAGCGTAAAATTAAAGATGAAGATCTGGCTTCACCGCAACAGAAACTAGAGATGTTGCACCAAACAATCGAAACCTTAACCGGTGCCGGTTATCAGTACATAGGCATGGATCACTTCGCCAAGCCCGATGATGAGCTGTCTATCTTGCAAAATGAAGGCAGACTCCACAGAAACTTCCAGGGTTACACCACCCAGGAAGAATGTGACCTATTAGGCCTGGGCGTCTCTTCGATCAGCCAGATTGGCGACTGCTATGCCCAGAACCAGAAAGATATCCGCCCTTACTTCGAATCTATCGATGCTAATGGTCATGCATTATGGAAAGGTTGTGGTCTAAACCGTGACGATGAAATCCGCCGCGTGGTCATTAAACAGCTTATCTGTCACTTCGAATTGGATATGGCTCAAATCGATGAGAAGCTAGGGATTAAGTTCGAAGACTACTTCACAGAAGATCTCAAACTACTGCAAACATTTATCGATGATAAGCTAGTCGACATCACCGATAGGAAGATCACCATCAGCCCGACGGGTAGACTGTTGATCCGTAATATCTGTATCTGTTTCGACGTCTATTACCGGGAAAAAGCCCGCCAACAACAGTTCTCTCGAGTAATTTAA